In a genomic window of Helianthus annuus cultivar XRQ/B chromosome 10, HanXRQr2.0-SUNRISE, whole genome shotgun sequence:
- the LOC110881541 gene encoding uncharacterized protein LOC110881541 yields the protein MGPLTPHATEVFDEIKKQAAEMSVLMVDSDKYQVTGPRSQCVVNVKHKACACRKWDLTGMPCKHAVAAIWDMSRNSIDVGIPEEWVSDVYWLSTWKKVYDNVIEPINGLDMWTPS from the coding sequence ATGGGGCCACTGACACCTCATGCCACTGAGGTCTTCGATGAGATTAAGAAACAGGCTGCTGAAATGTCTGTTTTAATGGTTGATTCAGACAAGTATCAAGTAACAGGTCCAAGATCACAGTGTGTTGTGAATGTTAAACATAAAGCTTGTGCATGCAGGAAGTGGGATTTGACAGGGATGCCTTGCAAACATGCAGTTGCAGCCATATGGGATATGTCAAGGAATAGCATTGATGTTGGCATACCAGAAGAGTGGGTTTCTGATGTGTATTGGCTGTCAACATGGAAGAAAGTTTATGACAATGTGATAGAGCCAATCAACGGGCTGGACATGTGGACTCCTTCATAG